The following proteins are encoded in a genomic region of Methanoculleus bourgensis MS2:
- a CDS encoding helix-turn-helix domain-containing protein produces the protein MDTRNVKLRTPADTWGLVDPERQRKARQDAIDDGDLIEITRMGRDVGIVYPLAVSARAAQSMVPFPNMPQEIVTENLWDTLHAFRDKADTTTAEEFEFQASLYQNGLVPTITFKATVSPGDDGEPVITIMMPDEDWETIGCGHHNTCDTMLTVDDVASALNFTPGRIREFIREERIPAVKCGGSWRIKRSELERIMNEGF, from the coding sequence ATGGATACCAGAAACGTTAAGTTACGGACACCGGCTGATACCTGGGGGCTGGTGGACCCGGAACGCCAGAGGAAGGCACGCCAGGATGCTATCGATGACGGGGACTTAATCGAGATCACCCGGATGGGAAGGGACGTAGGCATCGTCTATCCCCTTGCGGTCTCAGCACGGGCTGCGCAGAGCATGGTGCCGTTCCCGAACATGCCGCAGGAGATCGTTACTGAGAACTTATGGGATACCCTTCACGCGTTCAGGGATAAAGCCGACACGACGACCGCTGAGGAGTTTGAGTTCCAGGCAAGCCTCTACCAGAACGGCCTCGTCCCCACCATCACCTTCAAGGCCACCGTCTCCCCCGGGGACGACGGCGAGCCGGTTATCACCATCATGATGCCGGATGAGGACTGGGAGACGATCGGGTGCGGCCATCATAACACATGCGACACGATGCTCACCGTCGACGACGTGGCCTCGGCCCTGAATTTCACTCCCGGCCGGATTCGGGAGTTCATCAGGGAGGAGAGGATCCCGGCGGTCAAGTGCGGGGGATCCTGGCGGATCAAACGCTCAGAACTTGAGAGGATCATGAACGAGGGTTTCTAA
- a CDS encoding HAD family hydrolase has protein sequence MQTTLGTRHQQIETVVCDMDNTLFDLVGAKLEACRCVVDYLGAGDPEALFLQFLNGVYGFEDHRNIRDYLEALGVYQPRTFEVCCRTYEGVKLDLVEPYPGVEETLRCLQDAGIRLAVATDAESVQADRRLRKTGLIDFFEVVVTPEVSGRRKPEPDSLLYALRRLDAAPEEAMMVGDSPRRDIAPGRQLGMVTAFAAYGDWRRSRAVDVAADIVLAEFSEILGHVGIPGR, from the coding sequence ATGCAGACAACTCTCGGCACTCGGCATCAGCAGATAGAGACGGTTGTCTGCGACATGGACAACACCCTCTTTGACCTTGTGGGAGCGAAGCTGGAGGCGTGCCGGTGCGTTGTTGACTACCTCGGGGCGGGAGACCCTGAGGCACTCTTTCTGCAGTTCCTCAACGGAGTCTACGGGTTTGAGGATCACAGAAACATACGTGACTACCTTGAGGCACTCGGGGTATACCAGCCCCGGACGTTCGAGGTCTGCTGCCGCACCTACGAGGGCGTGAAACTCGACCTCGTCGAGCCCTATCCGGGCGTGGAAGAGACACTCCGGTGCCTGCAGGACGCCGGGATCAGGCTCGCGGTTGCCACCGACGCGGAGTCGGTCCAGGCAGACCGGCGGCTCAGGAAGACCGGGCTCATCGACTTCTTTGAGGTCGTGGTGACCCCTGAGGTCTCAGGAAGGCGAAAACCTGAGCCAGACTCCCTCCTCTACGCCCTCCGGCGGCTCGATGCGGCACCGGAGGAGGCGATGATGGTGGGCGACAGCCCGAGGCGCGATATCGCACCCGGGCGGCAACTTGGCATGGTGACCGCGTTTGCTGCCTACGGCGACTGGCGCCGGAGCAGGGCGGTGGACGTTGCGGCCGACATCGTCCTTGCGGAGTTCTCCGAAATCCTGGGCCACGTGGGCATCCCGGGCCGGTAG
- a CDS encoding methanogenesis marker 8 protein yields MSDRDEHIIEAAGKCRIVVRDGRVVDVGTPQLDDCPLARRFACPVREMTPDAIRENIEARIRSFGMCTPEREVLAGPDFVLFGASELLSGAIRQGLLDAVVIVSDGAGTLVAKDPALIQGIGGRMSGLVFTSPIPEVIARIRENGGVVLDPKTAAIDQVAGVALAATLGHRRVAVTTADAAEAVAIRDRFPEAVIVGVHLTGISQEDAALMAGTADLVTACASRHIREEAAKTALLQAGTSIPVFAMTRAGKAIILAKAEEADRPLIIHGARLPVEGSQSPAPLC; encoded by the coding sequence ATGAGCGACCGGGACGAACATATTATAGAGGCCGCCGGCAAATGCCGGATCGTGGTCAGGGACGGCCGGGTGGTCGATGTCGGGACGCCACAGTTAGATGACTGCCCCCTGGCACGGCGTTTTGCCTGTCCGGTCAGGGAGATGACACCGGACGCGATACGCGAAAACATTGAGGCGCGGATACGGTCATTCGGGATGTGCACGCCGGAGCGGGAGGTCCTCGCCGGACCTGACTTTGTCCTCTTCGGGGCGTCCGAACTCCTGAGCGGTGCCATCAGGCAGGGGCTGCTCGACGCTGTGGTGATCGTCTCCGACGGGGCCGGGACGCTGGTTGCAAAGGATCCTGCCCTCATCCAGGGGATCGGCGGCCGGATGTCGGGGCTCGTCTTCACGAGCCCCATCCCCGAGGTGATCGCGCGTATTCGGGAGAACGGGGGCGTTGTCCTCGATCCCAAGACCGCAGCCATCGACCAGGTCGCCGGTGTCGCCCTGGCAGCAACGCTCGGGCACCGGCGGGTCGCCGTGACCACCGCCGATGCCGCCGAGGCGGTGGCTATCAGGGACCGGTTCCCGGAGGCTGTGATCGTCGGCGTCCACCTGACCGGGATATCACAGGAGGACGCAGCCCTGATGGCCGGCACGGCTGACCTGGTCACCGCCTGCGCATCGCGCCACATCCGTGAGGAGGCGGCGAAGACCGCGCTCCTGCAGGCAGGAACATCAATCCCGGTCTTTGCGATGACGCGGGCTGGAAAAGCGATCATCCTAGCAAAGGCAGAGGAGGCCGACCGCCCTCTCATCATCCACGGTGCGCGCCTCCCGGTAGAAGGGTCCCAGTCACCGGCGCCGCTCTGCTGA
- a CDS encoding heparan-alpha-glucosaminide N-acetyltransferase, with the protein MPAERYWEIDLARGIAVVTMIVFHSAFDLNFFEVLPLNVSSGFLRMLAYLTASTFIFIVGVSFTISYARAERRLARHDLALKYIRRGLGIFSLGLVITAVTWFFLPSVYIVFGILHFIGIAILLAPLFVRFGTTNVILGTACIIAGYVTNTVPGPWPLLWLGIHPASFMSLDYVPLLPWFGLVLIGMSCGYLFYPGGERGFSFRATEPVVARPFSTLGRHSLLIYFLHQPLIILVIAVLTPGVMPGIW; encoded by the coding sequence TTGCCCGCGGAACGCTACTGGGAGATCGATCTCGCCCGGGGCATCGCCGTCGTGACGATGATCGTCTTCCACTCCGCCTTCGACCTCAACTTCTTCGAGGTCCTGCCGCTGAACGTCTCCAGCGGGTTCCTCCGGATGCTTGCCTACCTGACCGCATCGACGTTCATATTCATCGTCGGGGTATCCTTCACCATCAGCTACGCCAGGGCGGAGCGGCGGCTGGCGAGACACGACCTTGCGCTTAAGTACATCAGGCGTGGTCTTGGGATATTCTCCCTGGGCCTCGTCATCACCGCCGTCACCTGGTTTTTCCTTCCTTCGGTCTACATCGTCTTTGGCATCCTGCACTTCATCGGCATCGCAATCCTGCTGGCCCCGCTCTTTGTGCGGTTCGGCACGACAAACGTCATCCTGGGCACCGCCTGCATCATCGCCGGCTACGTTACAAACACCGTCCCGGGCCCGTGGCCGCTCCTCTGGCTCGGGATCCATCCGGCATCCTTTATGAGCCTCGATTACGTGCCGCTTCTCCCCTGGTTCGGCCTTGTTCTCATCGGTATGTCCTGCGGGTACCTCTTCTACCCGGGCGGAGAGCGGGGTTTTTCGTTCCGGGCGACGGAACCGGTGGTTGCGCGGCCGTTCTCGACTCTCGGCCGGCACTCGCTCCTCATCTACTTCCTGCATCAGCCCCTCATCATCCTCGTGATCGCGGTCCTCACGCCCGGTGTAATGCCAGGTATCTGGTGA